A single genomic interval of Lathyrus oleraceus cultivar Zhongwan6 chromosome 7, CAAS_Psat_ZW6_1.0, whole genome shotgun sequence harbors:
- the LOC127104996 gene encoding NAC domain-containing protein 6 gives MASMEDMNMSNEEITLPGFRFHPTEEELLDFYLKNMVVGKKLRYDVIGFLNIYHHDPWDLPGLSKVGEREWYFFVPRDKKHGSGGRPNRTTEKGFWKATGSDRKIVTLSDPKRIIGLRKTLVFYKGRAPRGSKTDWVMNEYRLPDNSPLPKDIVLCKIYRKATSLKVLEQRAAEEEEMKQMVVGSPTSPPSSTDTISFNYTQQDQHVSLPILFQQVIPKEESQHETETKTHDMVSQVTMTEKPCHNNKKACGTLLQLPLGKDNVPELQLPIVTDWTQDTFWTQLNSPWLQNWTAYSNILNF, from the exons ATGGCATCAATGGAAGACATGAACATGAGTAATGAAGAAATTACACTTCCTGGATTCCGATTTCACCCTACAGAAGAAGAACTCCTTGATTTCTACCTTAAAAACATGGTCGTCGGCAAGAAACTTCGCTACGATGTCATTGGTTTTCTCAACATCTATCACCATGATCCCTGGGACTTGCCAG GTTTGTCAAAGGTTGGGGAAAGAGAATGGTATTTCTTTGTGCCAAGGGACAAAAAACATGGCAGTGGAGGAAGGCCTAACCGCACAACTGAAAAAGGGTTCTGGAAAGCAACCGGTTCGGACCGGAAAATCGTGACGTTATCGGATCCAAAGCGGATCATCGGGTTGAGGAAGACGTTGGTTTTCTACAAAGGAAGAGCTCCACGAGGAAGCAAGACCGATTGGGTCATGAATGAGTATCGTTTACCTGACAATAGCCCCTTGCCTAAG GACATAGTGTTGTGCAAGATATATAGAAAGGCAACTTCGTTGAAAGTGCTTGAACAAAGAGCAGCTGAAGAAGAAGAGATGAAACAAATGGTGGTGGGTTCTCCTACATCCCCACCTTCCTCTACGGACACAATCTCCTTTAACTACACACAACAAGACCAACACGTGTCATTACCGATATTGTTCCAACAAGTTATTCCTAAGGAAGAATCCCAACATGAAACAGAGACAAAAACTCATGATATGGTTTCTCAGGTGACCATGACTGAGAAACCATGTCATAATAACAAAAAAGCTTGTGGAACATTGTTGCAATTGCCCTTGGGGAAGGACAATGTTCCTGAGTTACAGTTACCTATCGTAACGGATTGGACTCAAGATACCTTTTGGACTCAGCTTAACAGTCCTTGGCTACAAAACTGGACTGCTTACTCCAACATCCTCAATTTCTAG